One genomic region from Amphiprion ocellaris isolate individual 3 ecotype Okinawa chromosome 20, ASM2253959v1, whole genome shotgun sequence encodes:
- the LOC111563445 gene encoding tumor necrosis factor ligand superfamily member 10-like isoform X2 — translation MAISISVQCLGLITLAAILLQTIAVAVSFMYFNKVLSTMQQSFSRSSVSCLINTNLHSEFEDPASEDKKSDPCWQVTQQLHHHIEKIADRFQKEISTAMRNKLAGMLPVLSPSMRGVPLPKVAAHVTGVVSSQEPPAAESSRSSRGYLGERIRAWEGQRGLSFLQNMELREGELLVPRAGLYYIYAQTYFRLPSTGETEGDAKEEEGTELVQYIYKKMSSYTVPILLMKSSRSACWPRGQEPGLFSLHQAGTTFLQPADRLFITVSNASTMEMDGRASYFGAFLVG, via the exons ATGGCCATTTCTATTTCTGTGCAGTGTCTGGGGCTCATCACACTGGCTGCGATCCTCCTGCAGACCATCGCGGTTGCGGTCAGTTTCATGTACTTCAACAAGGTCCTGAGCACG ATGCAGCAGAGCTTTTCCCGGAGCAGCGTCTCCTGCCTCATAAACACAAATCTGCACTCAGAATTTGAGGATCCGGCATCCGAGGACAAGAAGAGCGACCCCTGCTGGCAGGTCACGCAGCAGCTCCACCACCACATAGAGAAG ATTGCTGACAGATTCCAGAAGGAGATATCTACTGCCATGAGAA ATAAGCTGGCAGGAATGCTGCCTGTCTTGAGCCCTTCGATGCGAGGGGTCCCGCTTCCCAAGGTTGCCGCACATGTGACCGGTGTGGTCTCGTCCCAGgagcctccagcagcagaga GCTCGCGGAGCAGCAGGGGTTACCTGGGGGAGCGTATCAGAGCGTGGGAGGGCCAGAGAGGTCTGTCCTTCCTGCAGAACATGGAGCTGAGGGAAGGAGAGCTGCTGGTGCCCAGAGCAGGACTCTACTACATCTACGCCCAGACCTACTTCAGACTCCCCTCCACGGGGGAGACGGAGGGGGACgcaaaggaggaggaaggaactGAGCTTGTCCAGTACATCTACAAGAAG ATGAGCTCCTACACGGTTCCCATCTTGCTGATGAAATCTTCCCGAAGTGCCTGCTGGCCGCGGGGTCAGGAGCCTGGACTCTTCTCTCTGCATCAGGCTGGAACCACCTTTCTACAGCCTGCAGACCGCCTCTTCATCACCGTTAGCAACGCCAGCACCATGGAGATGGATGGGAGGGCGAGCTACTTTGGGGCTTTCTTGGTGGGATAA
- the LOC111563445 gene encoding tumor necrosis factor ligand superfamily member 10-like isoform X1, with protein sequence MAISISVQCLGLITLAAILLQTIAVAVSFMYFNKVLSTMQQSFSRSSVSCLINTNLHSEFEDPASEDKKSDPCWQVTQQLHHHIEKKIADRFQKEISTAMRNKLAGMLPVLSPSMRGVPLPKVAAHVTGVVSSQEPPAAESSRSSRGYLGERIRAWEGQRGLSFLQNMELREGELLVPRAGLYYIYAQTYFRLPSTGETEGDAKEEEGTELVQYIYKKMSSYTVPILLMKSSRSACWPRGQEPGLFSLHQAGTTFLQPADRLFITVSNASTMEMDGRASYFGAFLVG encoded by the exons ATGGCCATTTCTATTTCTGTGCAGTGTCTGGGGCTCATCACACTGGCTGCGATCCTCCTGCAGACCATCGCGGTTGCGGTCAGTTTCATGTACTTCAACAAGGTCCTGAGCACG ATGCAGCAGAGCTTTTCCCGGAGCAGCGTCTCCTGCCTCATAAACACAAATCTGCACTCAGAATTTGAGGATCCGGCATCCGAGGACAAGAAGAGCGACCCCTGCTGGCAGGTCACGCAGCAGCTCCACCACCACATAGAGAAG AAGATTGCTGACAGATTCCAGAAGGAGATATCTACTGCCATGAGAA ATAAGCTGGCAGGAATGCTGCCTGTCTTGAGCCCTTCGATGCGAGGGGTCCCGCTTCCCAAGGTTGCCGCACATGTGACCGGTGTGGTCTCGTCCCAGgagcctccagcagcagaga GCTCGCGGAGCAGCAGGGGTTACCTGGGGGAGCGTATCAGAGCGTGGGAGGGCCAGAGAGGTCTGTCCTTCCTGCAGAACATGGAGCTGAGGGAAGGAGAGCTGCTGGTGCCCAGAGCAGGACTCTACTACATCTACGCCCAGACCTACTTCAGACTCCCCTCCACGGGGGAGACGGAGGGGGACgcaaaggaggaggaaggaactGAGCTTGTCCAGTACATCTACAAGAAG ATGAGCTCCTACACGGTTCCCATCTTGCTGATGAAATCTTCCCGAAGTGCCTGCTGGCCGCGGGGTCAGGAGCCTGGACTCTTCTCTCTGCATCAGGCTGGAACCACCTTTCTACAGCCTGCAGACCGCCTCTTCATCACCGTTAGCAACGCCAGCACCATGGAGATGGATGGGAGGGCGAGCTACTTTGGGGCTTTCTTGGTGGGATAA
- the msl2a gene encoding E3 ubiquitin-protein ligase MSL2a — translation MNPVNATALYVSASRAVLQCDPRKPHTFAEMYKLLPFFRQSLACLVCGKLLQDPISTTHPECQHYVCLGCKGQKMQIRLSCSRCRDYSCFQENKQLSLLVQCYRKLCLYVTHSPLLQSISSHAGGSLEVMALLEEVLMSHKEETEDLSLAQEDVNPSAPESLTPTEAPPVPAELSAVPQSASSDPPCSNGPQECNGEVLEDLDPSSPELEVCELVEEQPQAGLSVSNTACGGLELSLTTGPLAPTPGTVCSLRDGESSSRELEEGEVLLLSVEEVLQTLDPLQPGRDSLHTQERTHSHTHIATDRAHTQMYIQLDTAHNYTQIQTGRTNILAGHGAHIHTSSFEPPPTSKPPSVRLNRKRSRSESDREKVKPLPIASILQGSPSNVHTPNPPHTLHTQPPTPTITVPAHTYSSLSNGVPPKPNRPAPNHNKGARKHVDPTPKKPHAKARSGGGSKTKDRSKDQRLMAGCVVPPAPVRPPYKKPVEKKGCKCGRATQNPSVLTCRGQRCPCYSNRKACLDCICRGCQNSYMANGEKKLEAFAVPEKALEQTRLTLGINLTSITAAAALRNPATTSIRANTLLNVATATGTPVTTAFLSPSPPQDPNYEDSLELLIG, via the exons ATGAACCCCGTTAATGCAACCGCTCTGTACGTGTCCGCCAGCCGGGCCGTGCTGCAGTGCGACCCGCGAAAGCCTCACACCTTCGCAGAGATGTACAAGCTACTACCCTTCTTCAGACAGTCCCTCGCATGTCTCGTCTGTG gTAAACTGCTCCAGGATCCCATTTCTACAACACATCCGGAGTGTCAGCATTATGTTTGCTTGGGCTGTAAAGGCCAGAAGATGCAGATCAGACTATCATGCAGCCGCTGTAGGGACTATTCCTGCTTCCAGGAGAACAAACAGCTCTCTTTACTGGTGCAGTGCTACAGGAAGCTCTGCCTCTATGTAACTCATTCACCATTGCTGCAGTCAATCAGCAGCCATGCAGGAGGGTCTCTAGAGGTTATGGCCTTGCTCGAGGAGGTGCTAATGTCACACAAAGAAGAGACGGAGGACCTAAGCCTAGCACAGGAAGATGTGAATCCTTCTGCTCCTGAGTCCCTTACCCCCACAGAGGCACCACCTGTTCCTGCAGAGCTCTCAGCTGTACCCCAGAGCGCCTCCTCTGATCCTCCCTGTTCCAATGGACCGCAAGAATGCAACGGAGAAGTGCTGGAGGACCTAGATCCTTCTTCTCCTGAGCTGGAAGTATGTGAGCTGGTAGAGGAGCAGCCACAGGCAGGCCTGTCTGTATCCAATACTGCTTGTGGTGGCTTGGAACTAAGTCTGACCACTGGACCTTTAGCCCCAACACCAGGCACTGTGTGCTCACTCAGGGATGGGGAATCTAGTAGCAGGGAGCTGGAGGAGGGGGAAGTGTTGCTTCTCAGCGTGGAGGAGGTTTTACAGACATTGGATCCCCTTCAGCCTGGTCGAGACTCTCTTCACACACAAGAAAGGACACACAGTCACACGCACATAGCCACGGACAGAGCTCACACTCAAATGTACATACAGTTGGATACAGCTCACAACTACACACAGATTCAAACAGGCAGGACTAACATATTGGCAGGCCATGGtgctcacatacacacatcctCCTTTGAGCCTCCTCCAACTTCCAAGCCCCCGTCAGTCCGCCTTAATCGTAAACGATCTCGTTCAGAGAGCGACAGAGAAAAGGTGAAACCTCTCCCCATAGCCTCCATCCTGCAGGGCTCCCCTTCAAATGTACACACTCCAAACCCCcctcacacactgcacacacaacCACCCACACCCACCATAACTGTACCAGCGCACACATATTCATCGCTGTCCAATGGGGTACCTCCCAAGCCCAATCGCCCTGCGCCGAACCATAATAAAGGTGCCAGGAAGCATGTGGATCCGACCCCAAAGAAGCCCCACGCCAAGGCCCGCTCTGGTGGGGGCTCCAAGACTAAGGACCGCAGCAAAGACCAGCGGTTGATGGCAGGCTGTGTTGTTCCCCCAGCACCCGTCAGGCCTCCGTATAAGAAGCCAGTGGAGAAGAAGGGCTGTAAATGTGGTCGGGCCACCCAGAATCCTTCTGTGTTGACCTGCAGGGGGCAGCGCTGTCCCTGCTACTCAAACCGCAAG GCATGCTTGGATTGTATTTGTCGAGGTTGCCAGAACTCCTACATGGCCAACGGTGAGAAGAAGCTCGAGGCCTTCGCTGTGCCAGAGAAAGCCTTAGAACAGACACGACTTACGCTTGGCATCAACCTCACCAGCATCACAGCGGCCGCGGCTCTCCGCAACCCGGCAACCACCAGCATCCGTGCTAACACCCTCCTCAACGTCGCTACAGCTACAGGGACCCCGGTGACCACGGCCTTCCTGTCCCCCAGCCCCCCACAAGACCCCAACTACGAGGACAGCCTGGAGCTGCTGATTGGATGA
- the pccb gene encoding propionyl-CoA carboxylase beta chain, mitochondrial: MAAFSVARSSCGLVNGLRVSFRSLTQVKYGAVSASVAQTNLHRDCRWYSVSHLSVRERIEKKRKAALVGGGQKRIDAQHKRGKLTARERVELLLDPESFVESDMFVEHRCSDFGMEEDRNKFPGDSVVTGRGRINGRLVYVFSQDFTVFGGSLSGAHAQKICKIMDQAMTVGAPVIGLNDSGGARIQEGVESLAGYADIFLRNVMASGVVPQISLIMGPCAGGAVYSPALTDFTFMVKDTSYLFITGPDVVKSVTNEDVTQEELGGAKTHTTVSGVAHHAFENDIEALLNLREFFNFLPLSNQDPAPIRECHDPSDRLVPSLDTIVPFESTKAYDMLDIIQAIVDAKDFFEIMPNYAKNIVVGFARMNGRTVGIVGNQPKVASGCLDINSSVKGARFVRFCDAFNIPIITFVDVPGFLPGTAQEYGGIIRHGAKLLFAFAEATVPKITIITRKAYGGAYDVMSSKHLRGDVNYAWPTAEVAVMGAKGAVQIIFRGKENQAEAEAEYVDKFANPFPAAVRGFVDDIIEPATTRKKICSDLEVLASKKQVNPWKKHANIPL, from the exons ATGGCGGCCTTCAGTGTGGCTCGGAGCAGCTGCGGACTGGTTAACGGCTTGAGGGTCTCTTTCAGGAGTTTGACGCAAGTAAAATATGGCGCAGTGTCTGCATCGGTGGCGCAGACGAACCTGCACCGGGACTGCCGCTGGTATTCGGTCAGCCACCTGTCCGTTAGGGAGAGAATCGAGAAGAAACGGAAGGCGGCGCTAGTCGGGGGAGGTCAGAAGAGAATAGATGCACAACACAAAAGG GGTAAGCTGACAGCCAGAGAGCGAGTCGAACTCCTGCTCGACCCCGAGTCCTTCGTGGAGTCGGACATGTTTGTGGAACATCGCTGCTCCGACTTCGGCATGGAGGAGGACAGAAACAAG tttcCAGGTGACAGCGTGGTGACAGGCCGTGGCAGGATCAACGGCAGGCTGGTTTATGTATTCAGTCAG GACTTCACAGTGTTTGGTGGTAGTCTGTCTGGAGCTCATGCACAGAAGATCTGTAAG ATCATGGACCAGGCCATGACAGTCGGGGCTCCCGTCATCGGGCTCAATGACTCTGGAGGAGCTCGGATCCAGGAAGGAGTTGAGTCTCTGGCTGGATACGCAGATATATTCCTG AGGAATGTGATGGCTTCAGGCGTCGTCCCTCAGATCTCCCTCATCATGGGACCCTGTGCAGGAGGAGCCGTCTACTCCCCCGCCCTGACAGATTTCACCTTCATGGTGAAG GACACATCATACCTGTTCATCACAGGGCCTGATGTCGTGAAGTCCGTCACCAACGAAGATGTGACTCAAGAGGAGCTTGGTGGAGCCAAAACTCACACAACAGTGTCTG GTGTGGCTCACCATGCATTTGAAAACGACATTGAGGCTTTGCTCAACCTGCGAGAGTTCTTCAACTTCCTACCCCTTAGCAATCAAGATCCCGCCCCCATCAGGGAGTGCCACGATCCCAG CGATCGACTTGTACCTTCGTTGGACACCATCGTCCCATTTGAGTCAACTAAAGCTTACGACATGTTGGACATCATTCAAGCA ATAGTGGATGCGAAGGACTTCTTTGAGATCATGCCCAACTACGCCAAGAACATCGTGGTTGGATTTGCCCGTATGAATGGACGCACTGTAGGCATTGTGGGTAATCAGCCCAAAGTAGCTTCTG GATGTTTGGACATCAACTCCTCCGTGAAGGGAGCTCGCTTCGTTCGCTTCTGTGACGCTTTCAACATTCCCATCATCACCTTTGTGGATGTGCCGGGTTTCCTGCCAG GTACAGCTCAGGAGTATGGAGGCATCATCAGACACGGAGCCAAGCTGCTGTTTGCCTTTGCAGAGGCCACAGTCCCGAAAATAACCATCATCACCAGAAAG GCTTACGGAGGAGCCTACGACGTGATGAGCTCCAAACACTTGAGAGGAGATGTGAACTACGCCTGGCCCACAGCTGAGGTCGCCGTCATGGGCGCCAAG GGGGCTGTTCAGATTATCTTCAGAGGAAAAGAGAACCAGGCAGAAGCAGAGGCTGAATATGTGGACAAGTTTGCCAACCCCTTCCCGGCTGCTGTCAGAG GTTTCGTGGATGACATCATCGAGCCGGCGACGACTCGCAAGAAGATCTGCAGCGATCTGGAGGTGCTGGCCAGCAAAAAGCAGGTCAACCCCTGGAAGAAGCACGCCAACATTCCTCTGTGA